The genomic stretch GGGGCGTTTCTGCCGCTGGTCTGCACCCTGAACGCCGCCCGGGTGCTCGACGCGGCTGCCCGGCTGCTCGGGGTCGGCCTGGCCGAGCTGAGCAGGCTGGCGCTGTCGGCTGAGCCGGGGGCCGGCGGTGTGACGGTGGTGCCGTACCTCGAGGGTGAGCGCACCCCCAACCTGCCGCACGCCACCGGCGCGGTGCACGGGCTGACGCTGGCCAACTCGCAGCCGGCGAACCTGGCCCGCGCCGCGGTCGAGGGCATGCTGTGCGGGCTGGCTGACGGCCTGGACGCCCTGGTGGCTCAGGGCGTCTCGGTGACGGGCGTGCGCCTGATCGGCGGCGCCGCACGGTCTGAGGCGGTCTGCCGGATAGCCCCGTCGGTGTTCGGCGCGCCGGTCACGGTGCCCGAGCCCGGCGAGTACGTGGCCGACGGCGCCGCCCGGCAGGCCGCCTGGGTGCTGTCCGGCGCCGCCGAGGCGCCGGTGTGGGACCTGGGCGCCTCGACCGTCTACGACGGCCCCCCGACCGCCGGACTGCGCCAGCGCTACGCCGAGGCGGCCGGCAAGCACCTGAGCCGATGACAGCGCTGGGAAACCCCGCCGGCCAGCAGACCGTCCGGCGGCACAATCTCAGCCTGATCACCACGTCGCTGGCGGCCGCGCCGGGTTCGCGGGCCCAGCTCGCCCAGCGGACCGGCCTCACCAAAGCCACCGTCTCAAGCCTGGTGGACCACCTCATCAGCCGTGACGTGCTGGTGGAGGGGCCGCCGGCCACTGCCGGGATAGGCCGGCCGGCCCGTCCGGTCACCCTCAACCCCGAGGGCCCGATGGCCCTGGGCGTGGAGGTCAACGTCGACTACCTGACGGTGTGCGTGCTGGACCTGACCGGGCAGTTGCGCTGCTACCGGCACAGCGTCGCGGAGAACCGGGCCCGGAGCGCGGCCGAGGTGATCGAGCAGACAGCCGAGCTCGTCGGCGAGGTGCTGCGGGAACTGGGCCGGCCGCTGCTCGGCGCAGCGCTGGCGCTGCCGGGCGTGGTCGGCGCCGACGGAACGCTGTCGCGGGCGCCGAACCTGCCCGGCCTCACCGGCGGGCAACCGGGCCGGCAGCTGGCTGCCGCGCTGGGACTGCCGCCGCTGCTGGTCGACAACGAGGCCAACCTGGGCGCCCTGGCCTGCCTGCGCGCCGAGCCGGCGGTGGGCCCGGACTTCGTCTACGTCTCCGGTGAGATCGGGGTAGGCGCCGGCCTGGTGGTGGCCGGTGAGCTGTTCCGGGGCGTCAACGGCTTCGCTGGCGAGCTCGGCCACGTGGTGGTCGCCCAGGACGGCCCGGACTGCGGCTGTGGCGGCCGGGGCTGCGTGGAGCAGTACGCCGGGCAGGAGGTGCTGCTGCGCACCGCCGGGCAACCGGGCCTGGAGCAGCTGGAGGCCGCGGTGGCGGCCGGGGACCCGGCGGCGCTGGACGCGGTCGCGCGGGCCGGCAGCGCGCTGGGAGTGGGCCTGGCCTCACTGCTCAACGTGATGGACCTGCCCACTGTGGTGCTCGGCGGCGTGTACGCCCGGCTGTTCGAGGCCATCACCCCGTCCTTGACCGCTCAGCTGGACCGGCGGGCGCTGGCGCCGCGGGGCGCCGGCCGGCTCAGCAGGTCGCCGCTGGGCATCGACGCCGCCGCGCGGGGCGCGGCCGGCGCGGTGCTGGACCGGGCGCTGCGCGATCCGGCCGGCATCCCCGTCCTGGCCGGCGTCTGAGCGGGTTGGGCAGTCCCGGCAGGCGGCGGTGTCTCAGCGGGTCGAGCGGGAGTTGTGGTTCCAGTAGCCCTTGGCGTAGATCTCGGACCGGCTCAGGCCCAACCGCGCCAGCTCGTCACGCACCGTCAGGATCGCCCGGGACTCACCGAGCACGTAGGCGTAGCCGGGGCCGGCCCCGGGCCGGAGCCGGTCCAGCGCGCCGACCAGCAGGTCAGGCTGCCCGGCCGGCCGGCCGTCGCGGGCCAGCCACTGAACCTCGGCGTTGGCCGGCAGCGGGTAGCGCTCGCCGTCGTCGGAGATCTCGGCCAGCACCCGCAGGCCGCGGCCGGCCGCGCCGGCCGCCTCTGCCAGCGCTGCGATCGCCGGCAGCCCGGCCTCGTCGGTCAGCGCCAGCAGCCAGGACGCCGCGGGCAGCGGCAGCTCGCCGCGCGGGCCGAAGAAGCTCACCTGGCCGCCGACCCGCAACTCCTGGGCCCAGCTGGAGCCCGGGCCGTGGCCGTGCAGCACCGCGTCGATGACCAGCTGCTCGCCGACGCTGGAGCGGACGGTGTAGCGCCGTCGCACCTCGCGCCCGTCCGGACCAGTCAGCACCACGGCGATGTCGCAGCCCAGCGGCCAGTGCCGCCCGGTGATCTCGGGCGCGGCCAGGGTGATTCGGCGCATCCGCGGCGACAGCATGGTGAGTTCGGCCACTGTCGTCAGGAAATGACCGGTGCGGGTGATGTGTTGGACGTCAGGCATGGTGGGTTCAGGATGCCATCGCCCTCACCGGCGCTGTCGCCTGCCAGCCACCTGCCAGCGGTACCCGCCAGTCATCGACAACAAGGAGCCTCATGCCCAACGAACTGACCAAGGTCAACTACGTCACCGCGGCCACCGCCACTGGCGGCCGGGCCGGTCACGTCACCAGCGCCGACGGCCTCATCGACTTCGACCTTGCCCAGCCGGGCACCTCGCCGGAGCCGGCGGTCAACCCCGAGACGCTGTTCGCCGCGGGATACGCCGCCTGTTTCCAGGGCGCGCTGGCCAACCGGGCCAAGACCAAGGGAGTGGACACCTCGGACTCGAAGGTGACCGCCCACGTCTCCTTCGGGCCTACCGCCGACGGCGGCTTCGGCCTGGCAGTGGAGCTCGAGGTCAGCATGCCGGGCGTCGAGCCGGCCCAGGCCCATGAGCTGCTGGAGCTTGCGCACCAGTTCTGCCCGTACTCCAAGGCCACCCGCGACAACATCGTGGTCACGCTCACGGCGGTCTAAGAGCTGCGGCCCTCGGCGGTTGACGCGAACTGACCCGGAGGTCGACCGCCGAGGGTGCAGAATGGGCATATGGCCATCAGCGTGTTCGACCTCTTTTCGATCGGGATCGGGCCGTCGTCTTCGCACACGGTCGGCCCGATGCGTGCGGCCCGAACCTTCGTGCTGGGGTTGGAGGCCGACGGCCTGCTCGAGAAGGTCGCCCGGGTCCGCGTCGAGCTGTTCGGCTCGCTCGGCGCCACTGGCCGCGGCCACGGTTCGGACCGGGCCGTGGTGCTGGGCCTGGAGGGCGAGACCCCCGAGGACGTCGACACCGACACCGTGCTGAGCCGGGTGGCCGAGGCGCGCCGGGCTGAGATGGTGATGTTGCTGGGCCGGCATCCGGTTCAGCTGACGACCGCGGACCTGGTGCTGCACCGGCGCCTGACGCTGCCGTTTCATCCCAACGGAATGCGGTTCACCGCCTTCGCCGAGGCCATTGACACAGAACCGGCGCCGGCCGAGGCAGGCGCGGAGTCTGGCGCGCCGGAGCCGCCCACCCCGCTGCGCGAGCGGACGTACTACTCGGTCGGCGGCGGGTTCGTGGTGGACGAGGACGCGACCGGCGCCGACCGCATCAAGGCCGACGACACCGTGCTGCCCTACCCCTTCACCACCGCCGCCGAGTTGTGCGCCCACGCCGCGGCCAGCGGCTTGCCGATCTCACAGATCATGTTGGCCAACGAGTGCGTGTGGCGCCCGGAGGCCGAGGTACGCGCCGGCCTGCTCAAGATCTGGCAGGTGATGCAGGACTGCGTGACGGCCGGCTGCGGCCATGGGGGCATCCTGCCCGGCGGCCTCAAGGTGCGCCGGCGGGCCCCCGAGCTGTCCCAGTCGCTGACCGGTGACTCGTTCTCCACCGACCCGCTGCGGGTGATGGACTGGGTCAACCTGTTCGCCCTCGCCGTGAACGAGGAGAACGCCGCCGGCGGCCGGGTGGTCACCGCGCCCACCAACGGCGCGGCCGGCATCATCCCGGCCGTGCTGCTCTACTACCGCCGGTTCGTTCCCGGCGCCTCCGACGACGGCGTGGTCCGGTTCCTGCTGACGGCGGCCGCCATCGGTGTGCTCTACAAGGAGAACGCCTCGATCTCCGGCGCCGAGGTGGGCTGCCAGGGCGAGGTCGGCTCGGCCTGCTCGATGGCCGCCGGCGCGCTGTGCGAGGTGCTCGGAGGCACCCCGGCGCAGGCCGAGAACGCCGCCGAGATAGGCATGGAGCACAACCTGGGGCTGACGTGCGACCCGATCGGCGGCCTGGTCCAGGTCCCTTGCATCGAGCGCAACGCGATGGCTGCCGTGAAGGCGATCAACGCCGCCCGGATCGCGATGCGCGGCGACGGCCAGCACATCGTCAGCCTGGACAAGGTGATCCGGACGATGCGCCAGACCGGGGCCGACATGCAGGCCAAGTACAAGGAGACCTCGCGCGGCGGCCTGGCGGTCAACATCATCGAGTGCTGAGCCGCTGAGCGCCGGCAGCGTCACGCCGCCAGCCCAGACTCGGCCGGTCAGGCCGCCGACGCGTCGGCCAGTTCGGCGTCAATCCCAGCGCGCACCTGGCCTGCGGTGGTGGTGACCGGGTTGGCGGTGCTCGCGTCCGGTTGGTTGTCATAGCACTCGGACAGGTAGCCGGCGCCGTTCGCGCCGCCCTCTGCGGAGGTTTGGAAGCACACCACCACGGCGGTCGCAGGCAGGCCAGCCACCTGGTAGCGGCCGGTCTCGTCGGTGTTGGCGCCGCCTAGGTACGAGCCATCGACACTATTGACTTCGACGAAGGCGTACGGGATGCCGGCGCCCGCCAAGTCGCTGACCTGGCCGCTGATGCCGGCGCCGTCGGCGAGTTCGGCGTTGATGCCCGTCCGCATCTGGCCGGCCGTGGTGGTCACCGGGTTGGCGGTGCTCGCGTCCGGGTGGTCGTCGTAGCACTCGAACAGGTAGCCGGCGCCGTTCGGACCGCCTTCGGCGCTGCGGAAGCACACCACCACCGCGGTCGCAGGCAGGCCGGTGACCTGGTAGCGACCGGTGTCGTCGGTGAAGCTGCCAGCGCCGAGGTACGAGCCGTCGACCCCCAAGGTTTCCACGTAGGTGAACGAGAGCCCGTTGCCGGCTGAGTCGGTGACCCGGCCGGTGATTCCGGCGGCGACGGCGAGCTCGGCGTCGATGCCGGTGGTCACCGTGTCGGCGCTGACGTGCACCAGGGCGCCGTTGCCGTTGTCGTAACACTCGTTCACGTACCCGGTGACTGCCGGTCGGCGGACATTCGCGGCGTCGAAGCAGATGGAGTAGTCGCCGGCGGCCAACCCGGGCAGCCGGTAGCTGCCGTCCTCATAGTCGGAACTGGCAGTGGCGTACTGGCCGGACTCGGGATCATAGGCATAGATGTAGGCCCCGCCGAGCGCGGCGCCGTCGGAGCCGGTGAGCTGCCCGGTGATGGCCGCGCCCGAGCTCAGCACCGCGTCCACCGTGACCGAGCCGGCGGATCCCACCGTGACCGGATCCGCGGTGTCCATCGAGGGCTGGTTGTCATAGCACTGCATGGCGTAGCCGCCGGCTGCCGGACCCTCGGCGTAGGCGGGGTCGAAGCAGACTCGGTAGTCATCGGCGGACAGGCCGCTGAGGGTGTAACTGCCGGACTCGTCAGTCTGGGAGGAGTAGCCCTCGTAGGAGGTCCAGCTGTAGGCGTTGACCAGCACGCCACTGATCGCAGCGCCCGAGGCGTCGGTGATCGTGCCGGTGATCGAGGCGCCCCGCGACAGTTGGACGTCGGCCGTGCTCAACTGCCCGGCGGTCACGGTGATCGGTGACCCGCTGCCGTCGGCCTGGGCGCCGTAGCAGGTCCGCTGGTAGCCGCCGGCGGTGTAGGTCGGGTCGAAGCACACCGTCACCTGACCCGGCGCCAGGCCGGTGAGCTGGTAGCTGCCGTCGTCGTTGGTGCCGGTCGAGGTCAGCAGGCGGCCCGAGCTGTCGTAGACGTCCACCCAGACGCCGGCGACCGGGCCGCTGTCATCGGTGACGGTGCCACCGACCGCGCCGGCCTGAGCGACGGTCCCGTTCACCGTGGTGGCCTGACCGGCCACCACGTCCACCGTCACGAAGTGATCGCCGGCGCAGCTGTTGGTGTAGCCGTAGGGCGCGGCGTCCGAGCTGACGTACGAGCCGTCGAAGCACAGGCTGTAGCTACCAGCCGCCAACCCGGTCATGGCGTACTGACCGGTGCTGTCGCTGTAACCCGAGCCGTAGCCCGCGCCGTACGCCCCGACCGAGATGTCGGGAACCGCGGCGCCGCTGGGATCGGTGACCATGCCGGTGATCGCGCCGCCCGCGGTCAGCTCGGCGTTGACGCCGGCGCTGGTGTGTCCGAGGCTGACTACCACAGGCGTTCCGGATTCGTACGGCGGCTGGTCGTCATAGCACTCGTCGAGGTAGCCGGTGGCCGATGCCCCGTGTGCGGCTTGGCCGTAGAAGCACACCTGGTACGAGCCGGCAGCCAGGCCGGTCACGGTGTAGCTGCCGTCCGCGCGGGTGGTGGCGCCGTGGCCGATCTGGTTGGGATTGTCGGGGTCCCACACGGACACCGAGACGTCGGCGATGCCGTGCCCGGCGGAGTCGGTGACCCGGCCGGCGATCGCACCGGCGACCGGCAGGTAGTCGACCAGGCCGGAGGTCATCTTGCCGGCCAGGACGGTCACCGGCGTGCCGGTGTCGCCGTAGCCGTAGGGCTGCTGGCGGTAGCAGCCAGGCAGGTAACCGGTAGGCGAGTGGCCGGCGGTCTCGTCGTGAGGGGAGAAGCACAGCAGGTAGGACCCCGCCGTGAGGCCGGTGACCGAGAACTGGCCGGTGCCGGAGGTGGTTGCCCAGGCCATGCTGTTGCCGGTGGACGTCTCGCGTACCTCGACCTGGGCCCGGCTGATCGCGCGGCCCTGCTGGTCGGTCAGCTTGCCGCGCAGGCCGGTCGCGCTGCTGGTCGAGCGGGTCTCGGCGGTGAGGGTGGCCGCGGCGCCGACGTTGCGGCTCTTGTCGCGGGGAAACACCGCGTAGCTGTAGGCGCTGGCCGGGGCCAGGCGCTTGTCGGTGAACGTGGCCTGCCGACTGCCCAGCGCCGCCACCAGCGTGCCGTCCGAAGCCGAGATCGGAGGGGCGTCGCCGGCCGCCCGCCGGATCAGCACCCCGGCGAAGTCGGGGTCGGTGGGGTTGGTCCAGCCCAGGCTGATCGAGTGCGCGTCGTTGCCGGTCATGCCCAGTGCGGTGACTGGCGCCGGTGCGGTGGTGTCGCGCGAGGGCTTGAGACCCGCCCCGGGGCCGGCGCCGGGGCGGCTCGGTCCGGCCGAGGTGGCCCCGGGCGCGGGGTTAGCGCTGGGTGTGGCGGTGGGCCCGGCCGCGTAGGACGGCGAGCTGGTCAGCAGCCCCGCCACCAGAGATGTCGCGGCGAGCAGGGCAAGGACAGGACGGCGTGCAGACATAGTGACTCCCCGTTGGAACGCTTGACGCTCGTAGAACGCTTAACGCGCGTCAAACGTCGTGTTACGCAGCGAACCTAGCGTGGCGGGGTTGTCGCGTCTAGCCCGATCGCCTGAAAAGGCAGCTCTGCCCCTGTGCGACCGGTGCGAAGACGCAGTGAGCTGGCGGGTCAGCCTCGAGTGCTGAGCCCGCCGGCGCCGGCAGCGTCACGCCGCCGGCGCCAGCCCAGACTCAGCCGCCTCAGGCCGTCGGCGCGTCGGTGAGCTCGACGTCCACTGCGGAGCTGACCTGGCCGGCGGTGGTGGTCACCGGCACGCACTCGGACAGGTAGCCGGCGCCGTTGGCGCCGCCCTCGCTGGCCTGGAAGCACACCGTCAGCGACGCTGCCGGCAGGCCGGTGAACCGGTAGTGGCCGGCCTCGTCGGTGCTGAGAGACAGCCCCCAGTCGCTGCCCTGGGTCTCGACGGTGACCTGCGCGATCGGCTCGCCAGCGGAGTCGGTGACCTGGCCCTCGATTCCGGCGCCGACGGCCAGCGCGGCGTCGACGCCGGACGTGACCACACCGGTGGTGACGTGCACCAGGGCGCCGTTCTGATTCTCGTAGCACTCGTTCACATAGCCGGTGACGGCCGGCTGGCGGACGGTGAACGCGTCGAAGCACACGGTGTAGTCGCCCCCGGCCAGCCCGGCCAGCCGGTAGCTGCCGTCGGAGTAGTCGGAGCTGGTGGCGGCCTGCTGGCCGGACTCAGGATCGTAGGCATAGACGTAGACACCGCCGAGCACGGCGCCGTCGGAGCCGCTGACCTGCCCGGTGATGGCCGCGCCCGCACTCAGCACCGCGTTCACCGGCACCGAGCCAGAGGCGCCGACGGTGACCAGGTCAGCGGTCTCGAACGAGGGCTGGTTGTCATAGCACTCGGCCGCGTAGTAGGCCGCGTAGTAGCCGGTTGACGGCGCCTGGGCGTAGGACGGGTCGAAGCAGATCTGATAGTCATCTGCGCTCACCCCGCTGAAGGTGTAATTGCCAGCCGCGTCGGTCTGGGCGTAGTAGCCGCTGAAGCCGACCATGCCGTAGGCGTTGACCAGCACGCCGCTGATCGGAGCGCCCGAGGCGTTGGTGATCGTGCCGGTGATCGAGGCGCCCCGCGACAGCTGGACGTCGGCCGTGCGTAGCTGCCCGGCGGTGACGGTGATCGGCGTGCCGCTGCCGTCGGCCTGGGCGCCGTGGCAGGTGCGCTGGTAGCCGCCGGCGGTGTAGGTCGGGTCGAAGCAGACCGTCACCTGGCCCGGCGTCAGGCCGGTGATCTGGTAGTTGCCGCTGCCGTCGGTGTTGGCCGAGCTCACCGGGTTGCCTGAGCTGTCGGACACGGTCACCCAGACGCCGGGCACCGGGCCGCCGCCGCCGGTGACGGCGCCGCCGACCGCGCCGGCCTTCTCGACGCTCTCATCGAGAGTGGTGGCCTGGCCTGCCACCACGTCCACCATCAGCCCGCTGCAGCTGTTGGTGTAGCCGTAGGGCGCGGCGGCAGTGATGGCGTGCGAGCCGTCGAAGCACAGCGTGTAGCTGCCGGTCGGCAACCCCTTGACGGTGTAATAGCCGTTGCTGACGCTACGGCTGGCGCCGGCGAGCTGCGAGGCGCCGTGCACCCAGACGTCGACGTCGATGTCCTGCACTGGTGCGTTGCCGGGATCGGTGACCCGGCCGGTGACCGCGCCGGCCACCGCGAGTGCGGCGTCGACGCCGGCGCTGGTCTGTCCGAGGCTCACTGCGACTGGCGTGCCGGAGGCGGTGCGCGGCGGCTGGTCCACGTAGCACTCATCGAGGTAGCCGGTGGCAGACGCTCCACTCGCGCCCTGGGTGTCGAAGCAGACCTGGTACGAGCCGGCGGCCAGGCCGGCGACGGTGTAGGTCCCGTCCTGCTGGGTGAGGGCGACGTAGGGCCCGAAGTCGGGGGTGCTCGGATCGAAGGTGTAGATCACGACGTTAGGAAGGCCATTGCCGGTGGAGTCGGTGACGCGGCCCGAGAGAGCGCCGCCGGTTGGCAGGTCCTCGACCAGGCTGGGAGTCATCTGGCCGGCCAGCACGGACACCGGCGCGCCGGTGTGGCTGGAGCCGTGGGACCGTGGGCCGGAGCAGTCGGACAGGTATCCGGTGCTTGAGTGGCCGGTGGTATGGCTGTCGGTGCGAAAGCAGAGTGAGTAGGAGCCCGGGGCCAGGCCGGTGACGGAGAACTGGCCGTTGGTGGCGGTGGCCGCCACGGCCATGGTGTCGCCGGAGGAAGCGTCGCGGACCTCGACCTGGGCGCTGCCGATGGCGCGGCCCTGCTGGTCGGCCAGCTTGCCGCGCAGGCCGGTCGTGGTGCTGGTCGAGCGGGTGGCGGTGGTCAGGGTGGTCGCGACGCCGGCGTTGTGGCTCTTGTCCCGGGGGAACACCGCGTAGCTGTAGGTGCTGGCCGCGGCCAGGTGCTTGTCGGTGAACGTGGTCTGCTGGGTGGTCAGGGTCGCCACCAGGGTGCCGTCCGAGGCCGAGATCGGCGGGACGCCGCCAGCCGCTCGCCGGATCAGCACCCCGGCGAAGTCGGGATCGGTGGAGTTGACCCAGCTCAGGCTGGTGGAGTGCGCGTTGTTGCCCGTCAGCTGGAGCTTGGTGACCGGTCCCGGTGGGGTGCTGTCACGAGTCGGCTTGACTGGCGTGCCGGCCTGGCTTCCCCCGCTCGTGGCAGGGTTGGGCGCGGTGGGCCCGGTGGCGTAGGACGGTGAGCTGGTCACCAATCCGGCCACCAAGGTCGCCGCGGCGAACAGAGCAAGAACGGGCCGGTGTGTACGCATATTAACTCTCCGTTAAGTTAGTGTCACGGACAGTAACACAATGTGCGGGATGGGACGACGCCAGCGACGACTGCTCGACGCCGCCCCGTCCGTGCGCCGCATGGAACAGGCGTCGGCCTGGGCAGTGAGACCGCCAGCGGAGCGTCCACGACCCACGGTTAGCAGGTGTCGCTGCGCGCCTGCGGATTAATTGCTACATGCCGAGCTGGTCCGTGACTGCGTCGATTTCGGCGACAAACCCAGCAGGCGGGGCGCCCCGAAAGGGTCATGAAGGTCGTTAGCGCATCTGATGTTGAGCGGACGTGTCACCTGCGCTCAATTCGTTTGATGCAGACTCGCGGGCCGGACCATGCCTAATGTGAAATCGCCGTACGGCGGCAAGCACACGTATACATTGCCACGCTGGATGACTCCGCGGACGGGTGCTCGCAGTGCGCGCCTCCCGTGAGTCAAGGCACGCGATCGCCTCAGGTCTCCACTGGGCCGTATTCCTTGGGGGCGCCACGTGGGGAGCCAGCCAGCCAAGAGTGCGCGATACAACAAAGGCACGGGAGGTGTTATTCTGGACAAAGTGTACTATAGTTCGAGTGCGTTATCGACCGAAGGGGAGCTATGGGACCGAACGTTCGGGTAGACGTAGCGGCTGCATGCTGCTTCTTCCCCGACCACGTGCCGGCGATCGGGCCACGGTTGGCGCTCTAACGCCGATGCACACCTAAGTCACACCCGGCGTGATGGCCAATAGCTCTGCCTAGGGTGCAGACGCAGCTAGGGGATGACTTATTCAAGGCGTCGGGCCACAAAGCTTATCCCGAGCTTTAATGCCCTCCTTCGGCCGAGGATTGATGTTATTTGTGTGAAGGGCTGCCATGCGTAACCACGCCGAAGTCAAAAGGTGCTCTGCACACATCCTATTCACGTAGAAACGTAAATTTTCTCGGTGCAATCAAGGCAATGACTCTTCAACATGGAATGGAGACGATCGGGTGGCGGGAATCTCCATAGCGGTGGTGGGCGCGGGTGCGTCTGCGGTGGCTTTTTTGGCTGCTCTTGATGGTGGG from Jatrophihabitans sp. encodes the following:
- a CDS encoding L-serine ammonia-lyase; its protein translation is MAISVFDLFSIGIGPSSSHTVGPMRAARTFVLGLEADGLLEKVARVRVELFGSLGATGRGHGSDRAVVLGLEGETPEDVDTDTVLSRVAEARRAEMVMLLGRHPVQLTTADLVLHRRLTLPFHPNGMRFTAFAEAIDTEPAPAEAGAESGAPEPPTPLRERTYYSVGGGFVVDEDATGADRIKADDTVLPYPFTTAAELCAHAAASGLPISQIMLANECVWRPEAEVRAGLLKIWQVMQDCVTAGCGHGGILPGGLKVRRRAPELSQSLTGDSFSTDPLRVMDWVNLFALAVNEENAAGGRVVTAPTNGAAGIIPAVLLYYRRFVPGASDDGVVRFLLTAAAIGVLYKENASISGAEVGCQGEVGSACSMAAGALCEVLGGTPAQAENAAEIGMEHNLGLTCDPIGGLVQVPCIERNAMAAVKAINAARIAMRGDGQHIVSLDKVIRTMRQTGADMQAKYKETSRGGLAVNIIEC
- a CDS encoding carboxypeptidase regulatory-like domain-containing protein, with amino-acid sequence MSARRPVLALLAATSLVAGLLTSSPSYAAGPTATPSANPAPGATSAGPSRPGAGPGAGLKPSRDTTAPAPVTALGMTGNDAHSISLGWTNPTDPDFAGVLIRRAAGDAPPISASDGTLVAALGSRQATFTDKRLAPASAYSYAVFPRDKSRNVGAAATLTAETRSTSSATGLRGKLTDQQGRAISRAQVEVRETSTGNSMAWATTSGTGQFSVTGLTAGSYLLCFSPHDETAGHSPTGYLPGCYRQQPYGYGDTGTPVTVLAGKMTSGLVDYLPVAGAIAGRVTDSAGHGIADVSVSVWDPDNPNQIGHGATTRADGSYTVTGLAAGSYQVCFYGQAAHGASATGYLDECYDDQPPYESGTPVVVSLGHTSAGVNAELTAGGAITGMVTDPSGAAVPDISVGAYGAGYGSGYSDSTGQYAMTGLAAGSYSLCFDGSYVSSDAAPYGYTNSCAGDHFVTVDVVAGQATTVNGTVAQAGAVGGTVTDDSGPVAGVWVDVYDSSGRLLTSTGTNDDGSYQLTGLAPGQVTVCFDPTYTAGGYQRTCYGAQADGSGSPITVTAGQLSTADVQLSRGASITGTITDASGAAISGVLVNAYSWTSYEGYSSQTDESGSYTLSGLSADDYRVCFDPAYAEGPAAGGYAMQCYDNQPSMDTADPVTVGSAGSVTVDAVLSSGAAITGQLTGSDGAALGGAYIYAYDPESGQYATASSDYEDGSYRLPGLAAGDYSICFDAANVRRPAVTGYVNECYDNGNGALVHVSADTVTTGIDAELAVAAGITGRVTDSAGNGLSFTYVETLGVDGSYLGAGSFTDDTGRYQVTGLPATAVVVCFRSAEGGPNGAGYLFECYDDHPDASTANPVTTTAGQMRTGINAELADGAGISGQVSDLAGAGIPYAFVEVNSVDGSYLGGANTDETGRYQVAGLPATAVVVCFQTSAEGGANGAGYLSECYDNQPDASTANPVTTTAGQVRAGIDAELADASAA
- a CDS encoding ROK family protein; translated protein: MTALGNPAGQQTVRRHNLSLITTSLAAAPGSRAQLAQRTGLTKATVSSLVDHLISRDVLVEGPPATAGIGRPARPVTLNPEGPMALGVEVNVDYLTVCVLDLTGQLRCYRHSVAENRARSAAEVIEQTAELVGEVLRELGRPLLGAALALPGVVGADGTLSRAPNLPGLTGGQPGRQLAAALGLPPLLVDNEANLGALACLRAEPAVGPDFVYVSGEIGVGAGLVVAGELFRGVNGFAGELGHVVVAQDGPDCGCGGRGCVEQYAGQEVLLRTAGQPGLEQLEAAVAAGDPAALDAVARAGSALGVGLASLLNVMDLPTVVLGGVYARLFEAITPSLTAQLDRRALAPRGAGRLSRSPLGIDAAARGAAGAVLDRALRDPAGIPVLAGV
- a CDS encoding organic hydroperoxide resistance protein; this encodes MPNELTKVNYVTAATATGGRAGHVTSADGLIDFDLAQPGTSPEPAVNPETLFAAGYAACFQGALANRAKTKGVDTSDSKVTAHVSFGPTADGGFGLAVELEVSMPGVEPAQAHELLELAHQFCPYSKATRDNIVVTLTAV
- a CDS encoding siderophore-interacting protein produces the protein MPDVQHITRTGHFLTTVAELTMLSPRMRRITLAAPEITGRHWPLGCDIAVVLTGPDGREVRRRYTVRSSVGEQLVIDAVLHGHGPGSSWAQELRVGGQVSFFGPRGELPLPAASWLLALTDEAGLPAIAALAEAAGAAGRGLRVLAEISDDGERYPLPANAEVQWLARDGRPAGQPDLLVGALDRLRPGAGPGYAYVLGESRAILTVRDELARLGLSRSEIYAKGYWNHNSRSTR
- a CDS encoding carboxypeptidase-like regulatory domain-containing protein, which encodes MRTHRPVLALFAAATLVAGLVTSSPSYATGPTAPNPATSGGSQAGTPVKPTRDSTPPGPVTKLQLTGNNAHSTSLSWVNSTDPDFAGVLIRRAAGGVPPISASDGTLVATLTTQQTTFTDKHLAAASTYSYAVFPRDKSHNAGVATTLTTATRSTSTTTGLRGKLADQQGRAIGSAQVEVRDASSGDTMAVAATATNGQFSVTGLAPGSYSLCFRTDSHTTGHSSTGYLSDCSGPRSHGSSHTGAPVSVLAGQMTPSLVEDLPTGGALSGRVTDSTGNGLPNVVIYTFDPSTPDFGPYVALTQQDGTYTVAGLAAGSYQVCFDTQGASGASATGYLDECYVDQPPRTASGTPVAVSLGQTSAGVDAALAVAGAVTGRVTDPGNAPVQDIDVDVWVHGASQLAGASRSVSNGYYTVKGLPTGSYTLCFDGSHAITAAAPYGYTNSCSGLMVDVVAGQATTLDESVEKAGAVGGAVTGGGGPVPGVWVTVSDSSGNPVSSANTDGSGNYQITGLTPGQVTVCFDPTYTAGGYQRTCHGAQADGSGTPITVTAGQLRTADVQLSRGASITGTITNASGAPISGVLVNAYGMVGFSGYYAQTDAAGNYTFSGVSADDYQICFDPSYAQAPSTGYYAAYYAAECYDNQPSFETADLVTVGASGSVPVNAVLSAGAAITGQVSGSDGAVLGGVYVYAYDPESGQQAATSSDYSDGSYRLAGLAGGDYTVCFDAFTVRQPAVTGYVNECYENQNGALVHVTTGVVTSGVDAALAVGAGIEGQVTDSAGEPIAQVTVETQGSDWGLSLSTDEAGHYRFTGLPAASLTVCFQASEGGANGAGYLSECVPVTTTAGQVSSAVDVELTDAPTA